The sequence GACACAACATGACCGGATCGTTGAGAAAGGCCTCGCTGATCCACAGCGGGCGGGTGGGCTTCTCCGCCACGCGGACCTCCACCGATTCATCGGTGGCCGATCCCGTGCGGGCGGTCATCCACAGGTTCACCGCGCACAGGCCGAAGCCGAGGAGATACAAGCCACCGCCGACCGAACGCAGCACGTAGGTGGGCTGGATCGCCTTGAGGGTTTCCACGAATTCATACTTCAACGTGCTGCCGCCCTCGCTCATCTGGCCGAGCATCAGTCCCTGCATGATGCCCGCGGTCCACATCGCGGCCACATAGAGGAGGATGCCGGTCAGGCCGATCCAGAAGTGCATGTTCGCCCAGGCCTTCGACCACAGCGGCGTGCGCCACAGGCGAGGGGCCAGCCAGTAGAACATCCCTGCGGCCATGAAACCGTTCCAGCCGAGTGCACCGGCGTGCACATGGCCGATCGTCCAGTCCGTGTAGTGGGACAGTTCGTTGACCGCGCGGATCGAGAGCAGCGGCCCTTCGAAAGTGGCCATGCCGTAGAAGGTCAGCGCGCCCACGAAGAACTTGATCACCGGATCGGTCCGCAGCTTGTCCCAGGCACCGCGAAGCGTCAGAAGGCCGTTGAGCATGCCGCCCCAGGAGGGTGCCCACAGCATCAGCGAGAACAGCATGCCCAGCATCTGCAACCAGCGCGGCAGGGCCGTGTTCAGGAGATGGTGCGGACCCGCCCAGATGTAGATGAACACGAGCGACCAGAAATGGACGATCGAGAGCCGGTAGCTGTATACCGGTCGCTCCGCCGCCTTCGGCAGGAAATAATACATGATCCCGAGAATCGGAGTGGTCAGGAAGAAGGCCACCGCGTTGTGCCCGTACCACCATTGCACCAGTGCGTCCTGCAGGCCGCCGAAGATGGGATACGAGTGCGTCCACGAGGTCGGAATCGAGAGGTGGTTGACCACGTAGAGCATGGTCACCGTCACGATGGTGGCGATGTAGAACCACAGCGCCACATACAGGCTTGGCTCGTTGCGGCGGGACAGGGTGCGGAAGAAGTTCACGGCGAACACCAGCCAGATCACCGCCACGGCCAGGTTGATCGGCCAGATCAGTTCGGCGTATTCCTTGCCGCGGGTCAGCCCCGCGGGGAGGGTGATCGCCGCCGCCACGATGATCGCCTGCCAGCCCCAGAAGTGAACGCGGGACAGGACGTCGGACGCCATCCGGGTTTTGCACAGCCGCTGGGTGGAATAATAGATACCGGCGAACATCATGTTCCCCACGAAGGCGAAGATCACCGCGTTCGTGTGCAGCGGGCGCAACCGGCCGAAGGTGAGATACGGTGCTCCCTCGCCCTTGAAGAGGCCGAAGGTCACCGCCTCGAGGAATTTCCCGTTCATTTGCCACCACGAGAGTTGGGTGGCGATGAGCACACCCACGAGCATGCCAACCAGGCCCCACACCACGGAAGCGGTCAGGAATTGCCGCACGGAGCGGTCGTCGTAAGTGATCGTCGTTGTTCTAGCCTGGTTCATGATCGGTGCGGGTCAGCGGGGACGGTGATCGTCGAGAGGGAGCAGCGAGTCGCGCTCCGGCGACGAGTGGCGGGACCGGCGGAATTCCAGCGCGCAGCAGGTGATGAAGATCCCGGCCAGGCAGGAGCTGACGAGGATGGTGAGCGCGATGACTTCCATGCGGTGCGTTCCTTTCGCCCCGAGAAAAGCAGGAGATGCGGAATTGATCCCCGCGGCAATTGGCGGAAACTGTGCAAATCCTGCCCGCATTCCAGGCCCGCAACCATCGGCCGCGCCGATGCCGGAAAACAAATTTGCCGGTGCGGCGCGGGATTCGCGCTGCACCGGCAAATGGTAGGGCGGTCATGGACCGCCGCCCGGGCCCACCTCCCCGGTCATGGAGGAGGTGAAAATGGTGACTTCACTTCGTTGCCTTCAATCGGCCGAAGAGCGGGGCGGAACCGGCCACCGCACGGGGCACGGTCACGGTGATGTTTTCGGGAGTGCCGGCGGCGACATTCACGCTCACTCCGTTGGCATCCGGACCGGAGCTGCTGGAGCCCACCGACACGTTGGTCCATCCGGACAGGTTCGTGCCGTATTGGAAGACCAGGGTCACGTCGGTCTTCGAGTCCACGTTGCGGGTGAACGTGAACACGAAGTTCGCCGGATCGATCGCGAGGTGCGGCAGCACCGAGCCAGAGGAAGACAGCGGGTTGCCACCCAGGACGTATTCCAGAACGTTCGAGATCCCGTCGTGATCCGGATCATCGCCGGCGCCGTTTTCGAAGCCTGCGGCTCCGGTCAGGCCGTTGGTGGTGGCCCAGCTGGAGTAACCGCTGATCGTCAGGGACAGCACCCCCGTGGACTCGGTGAAGGTCCAGGTGTTCGAGCCATCGACCTTGGTCCAGACATCGGCGTTCTCGGTGAAGCCGACGACGGTGAAGGTCGAGCCGAAGGTCACGGAGCCAAGCGCGGCGCGGTTGACCAGCGTCCAGCTGTTGCCGTTGGCGATGGTCGCAGCGCTGGTGTCGATGGTGAAGTCACCGTCGAGCTGCAGGGTGCCGGAGGCGGTTCCGCTGATCGCGTTGGTGGTACCGTTGGTGGTTGGCCTGAAGGTTAGCCCGCCGTTGTCCGCGAGGATCAGCGAGCCGGCGTTGACCGAGGTGTTGCCCGTGTAGGTGTTGATGCCGGACAGCGTCCAGGCACCGGTGCCGGATTTGGCGACGGCGACGGTTCCGGAACCATTCTGCAGGACCCCTGCGAAGGTCGCCGTGGTGTTCGCCCCGCCGACATTGTAGGTGGCCACGCGGCCCGCGACCGGTCCGCCACCGAGGTAGCTGCCCGCCGCGCCGCTCAGTTCACCCATGTTGAAGGTGGCGCCGCCCGAACCGAAGTTAAGGATCACATACATGCTCACTCCGCTGGCCAGGCTGACCTTCGAAGTGCCGAAGCCGCTGGTGGTGTTGATCCGGAAGTCGCCGAAGCCCGTTTGGGTTCCGACGTTGATCTGGCCGGTGAACGCGCTCCAGTTGCCGCTGAAGTCATCGCGGACGCCATGGGTGTTGACGTTGAACGTGCCCGCTCCGGTCAGCGTGCCGCTCAGTCCGCCACGGTAGGCAAGATTGAGCGTGCCGGTGTCACCGGACGCGACCACGAAGTTGTTTGCGAAGCCGTAGCCACCACCACCCGGATCGCCCGCACCCGCGGCCTGCGAGCTGAGCGTGCCACCCTGGAAGGTCACCGTTCCGGTGCCGATGCCGGCATTGGCACCGCCGAGTTTCACCGTGCCCGCCTTCAGGATCGACGAGGAGAAGGTGTTGGTGCCGTTCAGGGTCAGGATGCCGGTACCGACCTTGTTCAAGGTGTTGCCGCTGACCACGCCGTTGACCGTGTAGGTCATGCCGTTGTCCACCGAGAAGGTGCTGTTCGCGTTCCCCAGGGTGAAGTTGCGTGTGCCGGTGATGGTCGCGGTTGCCTGGAGCACCGCGTTGTTGATCGTGACCGCTCCCGCGGCGTCACCCAGGCTGGAGGCGGTGTTGATTTGCACGGTGCCCGCGTTGATGACGGTGCCGCCGGTATAGGTGTTCGTGCCCGTCAGAGCCAGTGTGCCGCTGCCCGCCTTGTTGAGGGTGCCAACACCGCTACCGTCCTTGACCACACCGCTGAGGGAGTAGGTCTTGCCGGCATCCACCGAGATGGCGCTGGTGGAGCTGCTGATCTGGATTTCCCGTGAACTGGTGATGTCCTGGGTCGTCAGCAGGGTGCCCGCGTTGATCTTGGTGATGCCTGTCACGTCCCCCATGCTGGCCACGCTGTTGATTACGAGCGTGCCGTTGTTGATGGTGGTGCCATTGGTGTAGGTGTTCGTGCCGCTGAGCACCAGGGTGCCGGCGCCATCTTTGATCAGCGGGGTGCCGCTGCCGTCGATGATGCCGCTCACCGTCAGGGTGTCGGCAGCATTGATGACGGCGAAGGTTGCACCGCTGCTCGTCAGGCTCAGGAGGGAGTCGATCGTGTGGTTGCCCGAGGTGTCGGTGACCAACGCGCCGGTTCCTACGTTGCTGAGGATGATGATCCCGCCGCCATTCGCGAGGGTGTAGCTTTTGCCATTGGCAGCTCCATTGAAGGAGAGGGCCCCCAAGGTGATGGTGCCGTCCACCGAGATGGTGCGGTTCGCGGTGATCTCCGTGCCGCCGCCGCCGAACGAGGCGAGGGCACCCGTGCCGCTGGGGGCGAAGGCGGGGGTCCAGTTGCCGTTGGTGGTCCAGTTTCCGTCGGCATTCACGTTCCAGAAGGTCTCGGCCGCGCCGCTGTCCTCAACCGTCAAGGTCACGTAACCACCGGAAGTGCCGAAGGTGTAGTTCTTGGTCGAGGATTTGTTCAGGCTGTTGAGCGTGAGCGAGCTCACTCCCGCTCCGCCAATGGTGCCGGTGTAGGCGATCAGGTTGTAAACCCCGTTCGTGGTGAACGTGCCGGTTCCTCCATTGAGGTTGACCTGGCCGCCGTTGATGGTCAGGCCGTCGGTTGCGGACACGGTGACCTTGTCCAGCGTCGACGCGTTGGTGACGCCGATGTCGAGTTGCGAGCCGGAGCCAAGGGAGAGCGTGCCGGTGGTCAGGGTGCCGATCGCCGCATCGCCGCCATCGCCCGGGGCGATGTGGACGCCGGTGCCGGCGGTCACGCCGCCCGCGATCGAGCCGCTGCCCGAAAGAGTCGAGCCGCTGGCCGCGGTCACCGCCGTGCTGCCAAGGCTGCCGGTAACGTTCAGGGTGCCGGCGCTTAGGGTGGTCGCACCGGTGTAGTTGCTGGTCCCGGAGAGCGTCAGGCTGCCGGTGCCGGCCTTGGTGAAGGCCAGGGTGCCGGCTCCGTTTTGCAGCTGGCCGAAGGTGTTCGCGCTGGTGTTGGTGAGCGTCACCGTGGCGGTCGTGCTCGCGGTCCCGTTGCTCAGCGTGCCGGCACCGGTGAGGGAGTTCAGGGCGAGGTTGTTGCCCAAGGTCTGCAACTTCGCGCCGCTGCCGACATTCACGACCCCCGAGGTGCCGAGCGAGGTCGAGGTTCCGAGGTTGAGGGTGCCGTTGTCGACCGAGACGGAGCCGACGTAGTTGCTGGCCTGGGAGAGCAGGACGGTGCCGGGGCCGGCGATGTGCACCACGGTGTCGCTGGCACCACCGCTGAAGTCGTTCGCGGCGTTGCCGATCGTGAAGACGTCCGCCGCGTTCACCGTCGAGAGAGTGGAGCTCACTGCGGCTCCGGTGGCGAAGGTGATCTTGGCATTGGTGGTGTTGGTGCCGGCTGAGCGGACCGTCGCACCGCTCGCCACGGTCACCGTCAGGGCGTTCTCAAGGGTGATGCTGCCGTTCGGGCCGCTCGAGTTAAGTTCCAGCGTGCCGCCGTTGACGAATACTTTCGCCCCGGCGGTGTTGCCGAAGGCCAGATTGTTTTCCACCACGAGCGTGCCGGCGTTCACCTGCACGCCGTTCGTGACGATCGGATGCACGTTGTTGCCGCCACTTACGTTGCCGATGAAGATGTTCGTGCCGGACAGGATCCAGGTTCCCGTGCCGTTCTTGATGATCGGGCCAGCGCCACCATTGCCGGTGGTGGTGGTGTTGTTGATGTTTCCGCTGATGATGTTGTTGCCGGTGTTCGTTCCATCGAGAATGAACTGCCAGGTGCGGGTGGTGTTGGTGGCGTCGATGTTGCCCGAGATGATCAGGTTCGCGGCAGTGGTGGAGGAGTTGTTGATGAAACCGTAGTTGTCGCTCTGCCCGCTCGGCTGCGTCATCTTGAGAGGGCCGGCCAGGGTCTGCGAGGTGGTGACCGTGTCGCTCATGGTGACCGAGTTGGTCGAACCGCTTTGGGCCGAAAGATACAGCGTGTTGCCACCTGAGGCTCCAATCACATAAGGACCGACGTTGGCCGTATCGAACAAGATCAAACCGATGCGGCGGGGATTGGCGGCGAGATCCGTGATCTGGACCGGATCGCCAGCGCCGCCACGGGTACCGCCGAACAGCGCGGTGTTGAACGTCGCCCGGTCGTTGGACGTCGTGGTGGTGGAGCCGGGAGCCGCGTTGCCCACCCAGTTGGCACCGGTGGCCCAGGTGGAATCCGTGTCGCCGTCCCACGTTTGGCTGGCGGCGTGGGCGAGGGGCCCGGCGAGGAAGATGGTGGCGGTTCCGAGTAGATGCAGATGCTTGAGTTTCACGAAGTGGGAGCGGGTTTGGAAGTGGTGTTGGCGAAGCGAGGCGGGGTGTTCCTTGGGCGTTGGAGCGTTCTTGGCGGACGCCAGGCTTTCCGGAACGGGAGGGTTGGGCGGGAAATGCCCGGGCAATAGAGGCGGACGTCTTGAGGGGGTGACCGGTCCGGCGGTGAAAACTGGAGGCTTGCCGGAGCCGGGTGGTTTTCTTTGAGTGATGGCGTTTTTGCGGGGTGGGATGAATGAACCGGGGGTCCGGATCACATCGCCTATTCCACCTTTTCATGCAAAAAATGGTCAATAATCCGTAAGGGGTATACGGGTACCCACAGGATGCGACAGAACCGGCGGCGCACCGGGGCACGTCGGGTCATTCGACGAAGCTTCTGTTCCCGCGGAACGAACGCGGGAAGAGCGTGGGGCCGCGGAGAAAACGCAGGCACCCAGACGGGTTTATCCGGCCACGTGGCGGCTCCGGACGTGGGGTGACGTCACGGCCCCGGCGGCTCGGAGAACGGAATGAATCAACCGTCCTGGCCGCGGATCTTGAGATACTTCAGCGCGGCCTCGGTGCGGGAACGCACGTGGAGTTTCTCGTAAATGTTCCGCAGGTGGACGCGCACCGTATCCGGCGCGATGCCGAGGCGGGAGGCGATCTCCTTGTTGGCAAGGCCTTCGCAGAGGGCCTCGAGGATTTCCGTTTCGCGGGGAGAAAGACCGGGGCTTTGGGCGGCGTCGCGCGTCGGCTGCCGGAACGTTTCGACCACGCGTCGGGCGATTTCCGGGCTCATCGGTGCCCCCCCGGTGAGGACTTCCTGGATGGCATCCCGCACCTCGGAGGGGGACGAGCGTTTGAGGAGATAACCGGCCGCTCCAGCCTTGAGCGCGGCGAAGATCTTGTCGTGATCCCCATATACCGTCACCATGACGATCTGGATCTCGGGTAGGTATTCCTTCACCCGTGCCGTGGCCTCGATGCCGGAGATGCCAGGGAGGTTGATGTCCATGAGCACGACATCGGGGCGGAAGGCATCGATTTTCTTGAGAGCTTCCTCGCCACTGGTCCACACGCCCACG comes from Luteolibacter sp. LG18 and encodes:
- the ccoN gene encoding cytochrome-c oxidase, cbb3-type subunit I, whose amino-acid sequence is MNQARTTTITYDDRSVRQFLTASVVWGLVGMLVGVLIATQLSWWQMNGKFLEAVTFGLFKGEGAPYLTFGRLRPLHTNAVIFAFVGNMMFAGIYYSTQRLCKTRMASDVLSRVHFWGWQAIIVAAAITLPAGLTRGKEYAELIWPINLAVAVIWLVFAVNFFRTLSRRNEPSLYVALWFYIATIVTVTMLYVVNHLSIPTSWTHSYPIFGGLQDALVQWWYGHNAVAFFLTTPILGIMYYFLPKAAERPVYSYRLSIVHFWSLVFIYIWAGPHHLLNTALPRWLQMLGMLFSLMLWAPSWGGMLNGLLTLRGAWDKLRTDPVIKFFVGALTFYGMATFEGPLLSIRAVNELSHYTDWTIGHVHAGALGWNGFMAAGMFYWLAPRLWRTPLWSKAWANMHFWIGLTGILLYVAAMWTAGIMQGLMLGQMSEGGSTLKYEFVETLKAIQPTYVLRSVGGGLYLLGFGLCAVNLWMTARTGSATDESVEVRVAEKPTRPLWISEAFLNDPVMLCLFCIILSIVWFFAPPHADKAALAGVLIFAGRAVYLFKKDSAPWDAIHDRLLANHLPFTVLVFVAVAIGGTAQILPSLLVNKEKNVEGRLQELYTPLELAGRDVYVREGCYNCHSQMIRTLVPDVMRYGKAGVADDYSHLGESLFDHPFQWGSKRTGPDLAHEGGPLVTGSSVMRSGKRDNKWHWFHFQNPRWANEDSNMPPYPWLYDNKTDFSSLTRKITVQRQLGVPYPAWSRDEIDQQARNQGLEIARSLFEGNAPVSYTPMTGATSAELVRKFSESEVVAVIAYVQKLGSYRDVHRKDSDAIPLDPDSYRTAIPRRTEKTAGTGH
- a CDS encoding autotransporter-associated beta strand repeat-containing protein, which encodes MKLKHLHLLGTATIFLAGPLAHAASQTWDGDTDSTWATGANWVGNAAPGSTTTTSNDRATFNTALFGGTRGGAGDPVQITDLAANPRRIGLILFDTANVGPYVIGASGGNTLYLSAQSGSTNSVTMSDTVTTSQTLAGPLKMTQPSGQSDNYGFINNSSTTAANLIISGNIDATNTTRTWQFILDGTNTGNNIISGNINNTTTTGNGGAGPIIKNGTGTWILSGTNIFIGNVSGGNNVHPIVTNGVQVNAGTLVVENNLAFGNTAGAKVFVNGGTLELNSSGPNGSITLENALTVTVASGATVRSAGTNTTNAKITFATGAAVSSTLSTVNAADVFTIGNAANDFSGGASDTVVHIAGPGTVLLSQASNYVGSVSVDNGTLNLGTSTSLGTSGVVNVGSGAKLQTLGNNLALNSLTGAGTLSNGTASTTATVTLTNTSANTFGQLQNGAGTLAFTKAGTGSLTLSGTSNYTGATTLSAGTLNVTGSLGSTAVTAASGSTLSGSGSIAGGVTAGTGVHIAPGDGGDAAIGTLTTGTLSLGSGSQLDIGVTNASTLDKVTVSATDGLTINGGQVNLNGGTGTFTTNGVYNLIAYTGTIGGAGVSSLTLNSLNKSSTKNYTFGTSGGYVTLTVEDSGAAETFWNVNADGNWTTNGNWTPAFAPSGTGALASFGGGGTEITANRTISVDGTITLGALSFNGAANGKSYTLANGGGIIILSNVGTGALVTDTSGNHTIDSLLSLTSSGATFAVINAADTLTVSGIIDGSGTPLIKDGAGTLVLSGTNTYTNGTTINNGTLVINSVASMGDVTGITKINAGTLLTTQDITSSREIQISSSTSAISVDAGKTYSLSGVVKDGSGVGTLNKAGSGTLALTGTNTYTGGTVINAGTVQINTASSLGDAAGAVTINNAVLQATATITGTRNFTLGNANSTFSVDNGMTYTVNGVVSGNTLNKVGTGILTLNGTNTFSSSILKAGTVKLGGANAGIGTGTVTFQGGTLSSQAAGAGDPGGGGYGFANNFVVASGDTGTLNLAYRGGLSGTLTGAGTFNVNTHGVRDDFSGNWSAFTGQINVGTQTGFGDFRINTTSGFGTSKVSLASGVSMYVILNFGSGGATFNMGELSGAAGSYLGGGPVAGRVATYNVGGANTTATFAGVLQNGSGTVAVAKSGTGAWTLSGINTYTGNTSVNAGSLILADNGGLTFRPTTNGTTNAISGTASGTLQLDGDFTIDTSAATIANGNSWTLVNRAALGSVTFGSTFTVVGFTENADVWTKVDGSNTWTFTESTGVLSLTISGYSSWATTNGLTGAAGFENGAGDDPDHDGISNVLEYVLGGNPLSSSGSVLPHLAIDPANFVFTFTRNVDSKTDVTLVFQYGTNLSGWTNVSVGSSSSGPDANGVSVNVAAGTPENITVTVPRAVAGSAPLFGRLKATK
- a CDS encoding response regulator transcription factor; this translates as MNRNRKSTVAIVEDNSALGASLRKVVESSDQLQCVGVWTSGEEALKKIDAFRPDVVLMDINLPGISGIEATARVKEYLPEIQIVMVTVYGDHDKIFAALKAGAAGYLLKRSSPSEVRDAIQEVLTGGAPMSPEIARRVVETFRQPTRDAAQSPGLSPRETEILEALCEGLANKEIASRLGIAPDTVRVHLRNIYEKLHVRSRTEAALKYLKIRGQDG